The Terriglobus roseus sequence GTCTTCGTGGGGAACTGTCGCTGGATTGTGCGGCGTTGGGCATCCGTCCATCTATGGTGACACAGGGCGATGAGCCACGTGTGACCTACCCCTTGAAGACGAAGCAGAACAGAATTAGTCGCCAAGATACGTATCAAACTGCGACTCAACCACACCGGTGTTGCGTGCCAGCTGCAGCTTGGCATTGTTGAACTGGAAGAGGGCGGACACAAGCTGTGCCTGCGCGTTGGCCAGGGTGGCCTGTGCGCGAACGACAGGCAGATTGTCATCAATGCCCGCGCGGTACCGGTCGCGAGTCTCATCCAGCGCTTCCGCGGCAAGGTTCACGTTACTGGTGGCATCGCGAACGAGCTCGTTCGAAGTGTTCATGTCCAGCATGGCCGACTGGATCTGCTGCTCAATGTCGCCGCGCAGGCCGCTGAGCTGGTTCCGCAGCTTCGAGAGCTGCGAATCCGCTACTTCGCGATCGCCGCGGATACGGGCTTCCTGGAAGATGGGGAAATCGATACCGCCCTGCGCACTGAAGACGCCGTGATACAGACCCGTTGTCTGGCCCAATACCCCGTAGAAGCCATTCACCTTTACGACGGGCAGGCGTTCATACGCAATCGCGCGACGCTGCAGCTCCGTCGAACGAAGCTGAGCCTGCAGACTCAACAGGTCCTTGCGACGCTTGAAGGCAACCTGCTTCGCAACATCCAGCGGCAGAGCTTCCAGCTCGTGGTACGGCACGGCATCAGTCAACTGCAGCGGCTGGTCTGCCGCGATGCCCATCAGACGATTGAGCTGGATCTTGTCTTTCTCGAAGGTCGCAACATCTGCAATCAGCTCCTGCTCGCGCGTCTGCCGTTCCACGCGGGCACGCAACAGGTCCAGGTTGGTGCCGGTACCAGCATCCTTGCGAGCCTGGGACTGACGCTCCAGCTCGGTATCGCTGGCAACCTGCGACTGCGCATTCGTGATTGAGGCGGTATCCGCCAGCACTCGAAGATACTGACTCGCAACCTGCTGCACGATATCGCCACGGTCAAGCAGGATGTTCCACTTCGCAACATCGGCCTGAGCCTTCGCGGCGCGATAAACCTCAAACGCCGGCAGGTTGAACAGCTGCTGGCTAAGGCTCAGTCTTGCAGAAGTCGTGCTGACTTTGACGATCGTGCTGAACGTCACGCCTGCAGGCAGCAGGCCAACCAGCGACGATGGCTTGAACCCCATGGCAGCCAGGTTCAGCTCCTGGGTACTGCTCTGGGCACTGGCTGTGAGCGACGGAATCAGCGCATTGAACGCGGTCAACTGCAGGCCGGTAATCTGGCGCTGGTTCTGGAGATCAACCGAGATCGTGAGGTTGTGTTCCAGCCCGAGGCGAACCGCGTCGTCCAGCGACAGCAACAGCGGCTGTGCCGTTGCGGTCGGCGTCTGCACACCGTGTCCCAGGTCACGCGGCGCGGCGGACTTCAACTGATCGATGACCGCAGCGGACGCCGTCTGCGGCGCGGGCGCCTCCGGCAGATTCATGGCATCACCGATCGGTGGCTGCTTGCTTGCAGTGCGAGCAGTCGTGATGGCCGGTGTGGGCGGCGGCGCAACAGGCTGTGCAGGCGGCGTGACCTGGGCGCCTGCAAAAGCAGGCGATAAGAGGAGCGCAGCAACACCCGGGATGAATTGGATCTTCGTTCTCATGAAGCTAATCAGTTGATTCGATTCTCGCAGCGCCTCTGCGGTTGCGGAAAGTTTGCCGCAAATGATTTTGCTCATCACCGCCCTCACGGTCACGAAGGGATCCCTTCCCACGGTGCGACCGGGTGACCTCCCAGCGCGGCCTGCGTCTAGAATGAAACAGGCGTCTTCCGGGCCCTTGAGACCCAAACGCCGGGAGCAACGACACCGATGGCGAAGCACACTCTCTTTGGCCGGACGATGATGGCCGCAACTCTGCTGGCTGCGGGCCTTGTCCTTGGAACGAGTGCCCATGCGCAGTTTGCCGGCACACCCGATCCCGCCACCTTCCGCGACACCTCCATGCTGAAGCCGCCAGCCGGACAGAAGGTCGCCATCGTGGAGTTTGTCGACCTGGAATGCCCCGCCTGCCGCGCTGCGCACCCCATCGTGCAGAAGGCCGCCGCCCAGTATCACGTGCCCATCGTCCGTTATGACTTCCCGCTGCAGATGCACATCTGGAGCAAGGACGCTGCAGTCTTCGCGCGTTACCTGCAGGACAAGGTGAACCCCGGCATCGCCGACCAGTACCGTACCGATGTCTTCCAGCAGCAGCCCGCCATCAACAGCAAGGACGACTGGAACGGCTACACCCGCCGCTGGATGCAGCAGCACGGCCAGAACATGCCCTTCGTCGCAGACCCCTCCGGCGAAGAGCTGCGTAAGGTCATGGCCGACTACCACTTGGGCGAACGCCTCAACGTCACCCGCACGCCAACCATCATCGTGGTGACCAACAACAAGTGGCAGATCGTCTCCGGCAGCGAGTCGGGATCGAACGACGTCAACCGTATCTTCTCCATCCTGGAAGGTGCGTTGAAGCAGGCCGGCGGCGCGCCCGCGCTGACAAAGACTGCGACCGCAGCACACAAATAAAACCGACGCTTTTGCAACGAATGAAGGGCGCGGAGATCACTCTCCGCGCCCTTCGTCCTTCAGAAGCAATGGTCCTGCAATCCACTCGTATCGACGAGTTTTATGGCTTTTGGCCGCCAGCTCCATTAGGCGTGCTCGTACCATTCACAGTCGTCGTGGAATGCGCCGCTTTGTTCTTCGAGTTGCGGGTCTTGCCTTTTGTACCGGCACTCGATGAGTTTGCAGGCGTTCCGGGCGCCTCGCTGGAGGTACCCTCCGTCGTCGCTCCGCCGTGCGCGCTCTGACCGGTCTGCTGTGCCTTGGCTGCTTCGCCGCTTGGCACGGAGTTTGGTGCTGCGGTCTGGCCTGACGTCGGCGCAGCCTGCGCGGGCGAAGGAGCGAGCGGCGCGGGCGCCGGCCGTTCCGGCAGGGTGCCGGGAGCAACCGGCGTCTCCGGCGATCCGGGCGCGACCGGTGCTACCGGCGGCGGGGCCACGGGTGCTGCAGGTGCACTGGGAGACGCAGTACTCTGCGCGATTGCCGTGCCTGTCATAAGGACCGCGGCAAAGAATAGAGGAGCGGAAAGGGGGGACTTCATGGTTCACCTCATGCCCCCATAGGATGGGGCGGCACGCTCGGAGGTAATCCAACAGCCTCGCTGTCCAACGCCAGAGCACGTCACCGCATCGTATGCTCGCCAGACAACATATGCCTCCAGAACGCTTTCCACAGATCAAACGCGCCCTCACCGCCGCCGCCCTCCTGGCCTGCATGGCGCTGCCACAGCCAGCGCACGCCTACTCCGTCATGACGCATGAGGAAGTCGTGGACATGGCGTGGCTGCAGCACATGGTGCCGCTGCTGCGTGCGCGATATCCCTCGCTGACGGACGACCAGATCCGGGAAGCGCACGCGTTTGCCTACGGCGGCTGCATTCTCCAGGACCTTGGCTACTATCCGAAGGGCAGCGCCTTTTTCAGCGATCTGACGCACTACGTCCGTAGCGGCGACTTTGTGCAGGCCCTGCTGAACGACGCCACCACGCCGGACGAGTTCGCCTTCGCCATGGGTGCCCTGGCGCACTACACCAGCGACGAAACCGGCCATCCCTACGTCAACCAGGTCACCGCGCAGGAGTTTCCAAAGCTGGAACACCGCTATGGGCCTATCGTCACCTATGAGGAAAGCCCAAGCCACCACCTGCGCACCGAGTTCGGCTTCGACGTCGTCGGCGTCTCGCGCGGCAAATACGCGCAGATCGACTACCGCAACTTCATCGGTTTCGAGGTTGCAAAACCGTTGCTGGAACGGGCCTTTGAAGAGACCTACGGTCTGAAACTTACAGACGTTATCCACGATGAGGACGCATCCATCGGCGCTGCTCGCTGGGCCGTACACTCGCTCATCCCGAAGATCACACGGGTCGCCCTGCTGACCTATCACGACAACATTGAGCACGCGAACCCGGGCTTCGACCGCAGCAAATTCCAGTACCGTATGAGCCGCACAGAGTACGAAAAGAGCTGGGGCAAGAAATACAACAAGCCGGGCTTCGGATCGCACCTGATGGCCATTCTGATCACGATTCTGCCGAAGGTCGGACCGCTCAAGGCATTGAAGCTCAAGCTGCCCGATGCCGATCAGCAGACGCTCTACATCAAGAGCGTGAATGAGACGGTCGACCGGCTGGATGCTCGTCTGGACAAGATGCGCAGCGTCATCACCGCCGTTCCGGTCCCGGTCGTGGCACAGAGCAATGGCAAGTCTCCCGATGCCGGCACAGCAACCGCGGATAAGGCGACCGAAACCGCTGCGAACGCCAGGGGCGAAGCGAAGGAGGGAGGCGCGATCGTGGCGACAAGCGTCGCTGTAGCCGCTGCCGACCCCGCACCCGCCGAGCCCGTGCAGTCCGCAAAGGCGGACAGCGGCGATGCCGCCCAACATCCCGCGACACCCGCAGTGCAGGCAGCGGCAACCGCCGCGCAGGCTGGCGTCGATCCAGCGCAGGCCGGCGCTGCCATCGCGCAGCCATTGGGCGATGTACCGCTGACCCTCACCTCAATCGACCTTGACACCGGCAAGACCACAGCACCGGGCGAGTACGGACTTGCCGACAAGACCTACGCGGAACTGCTGGAGAAGGTAGCCGTGTTGCCCTCGATCCCGGCAGATGCCCTGCTCCGCAAGGATCTGCTGCTGTACTTCGGCGCGGACCAGGCGGCGAAGAACTCCTTGAGCAAAAACCCGAAGGACTGGGCGAAGGTCCAGAACGCGCTCGCGCAGATGAAAGCGGCGCCGGCAGCACCTCCGGTAACGCAAACAACCGGGGACTGAGCGGCGCCTGTGATTGAGCTTTCGGGGCAGCAAACAGGATGGAAACAGTCATCCCGCCTTGGAGCTGCAACAGACTTCAGTTCGATTTCGCCTGTGCTTTTGCCGCAGCCTTTGCTGCTTTGTCCTGCTGCTTCAGCGCCTTCTGCTGCGCTTTCTCAGACTTCTCCTGCTCATGGCTGGCGTGTGCCTGCTTGCTGAGTTCCTTCTGCGCGGCCTTGCTGTCTGCAGGGCTGGCCGGCGCGGCCTGAGCAGCGGGGCCCGAAGCCTGGGGTTCCTGTGCGAACGATGCGCCTACTGCGAGAAGTGTCACAAGGGTTGCGGTAGCAAATGTGTTGCGATTCATCGATGTCTCCTGCGGTGTTGGATGGCCCACACACTTTGGAGGCAACATGCCAAGCTGCGTCGGACTGCATCGCCAACATAAAGAAGACGGAGATTGGATACCCCATTCTTGTCTGGGTTGGCGAAGCCTCGCCGTGAAGCCTCTGAAAATCCTGTCAAGCCCTTAATCTCACAAGTCACACAAAACAAGGAAGATCCAAGTGGCCGGAAATACCTCCGGATTTGAGATAATAGAAACAGAAGAAAAAAGGCGAGGCCACGGGCCTCGCCTTTTGCGTTTGCTATCCACAATCGACGTAAGTCGTCTGTTATCTATTATTTAGCTCTAACCCCTTTGGAATCTAATTTTTGCCAAATCGGGAACGTCAACTCGTTTCGAATCTAATATTTAGCGAAAACAGGGGGGAGGGGGTACTGCCATGACGCTACTGAATCTGAACCAGTTCCCCATGACCGCTGTGCGCCGTCGGCGGCGTCACCGAGTTGCTCTGCGGCGCGCGCCAGTGGTCGATGTAGCTGACCTGGTGGACGCAGGAGATAGTGCAGTTGGGCGCACAGCCCTTCTCCGTCAGGAACTCACGCTTCACGTCCGCGGTGGTGTACTCCGACAGCGGCGTCGCAGGGTAGCCACGCTGCTGCGAACAGTAATGCACCAGGCCGTTCTCGCAGACATACAGGTAACGACCGCCAGCGCGGCAGCGCCAGTCGTTCGGCTCGCCGTTTGCGATGGCTTCCTGGAAGTGATTGAAGCGCGAATAGCTGCGGCGCGTCAGCTTGCGGACGCGCTCCCAGACCGTGCGCTCTTCCCCGCCCAGCGGCTTCAACTGGCCGCTGCCATCGTGAATGATGCCGATGGTCGACGAGAAGCCAAGTTCCAGTGCGCGCGTCGAGACCGTAAATGCATCCTGCGGGTTGGCCACACCGCCGCCCACGACAGAGTTGATATTCACGTGAAAGTCCGCGAACTCGGCCAGCCAGAGCAGGCGCTGGTCCAGCACTTTCAGGCTCTTCTTCGACACGGCATCCGGCATCACGTTGTCGATGGAGATCTGCATATGATCCAGACCGGCCCTGTTCAGGCGCTCGATCCGTTCCTTATTCAGGTAGTAGCCGTTCGTAATCATGCCGGCCAGCGCGCCGGTCTTGCGAATGCGCTTGATGATCTCGTCGAGATCAGGGTGCATCAGCGGCTCGCCACCCGAGATGGTGATGACCGACGTGCCCAGGCGACCCAGGTCGTCGATGCGGCGCAGCATCTCGTCCAGCGGCGTGGGATCGCTGTGGTCGTCGTACTCGTTGCAGTAGGTACAGGCCAGGTTGCAGCGGCGCATCGGTACGATCTGCGCCATGTAAGGGTGGCCCGTCGACAGCACGGCAGAGGCAATCCCGCGCAGCTCGCGCAGGCGAAGCATCGCCAGCTTGATGCGGCGGCGCAGCGGCATGGGCCGGTGGCCCGGCTTGAACTCAAACGCCGGTTTGGTAACAACTGCAGTCGACATACGCTTTTGATTCTATCTCGTTCGAGACGACGCGACTTTCTGCCCGAACGCTTGAAGAGTCGCTGCGGAACCCGGATGCCCCATTCCGTTGCGAAGCAAAAGGGTAGGCTATCGCGCGGAGGCGCGACCGTCTTTCAACTGTCAAGGAAATCAGTACACCCAGCTCTTCACATCCGCTCCGGCCGGAGCGGTTTTGATCATGTGCTCGGTCATCATCGGCAGCAGACGTTGTGCCCAGTTCGCGCTGTTCTGCTGCATGGTGTACTCGCTCGGGCCGCCCACGTAGCAGTGCGGCATGCCCGGACCGTACTGGAAGGTGGCGTCGCTGTGCGGATTGCGTGTGCTGTCGAGCTGCGTCTGCAACAGGTGCACCGCGTTGTTCAGGAAGTACGTATCGCCATCGCCGACAGCAACGTGCAGCTTGCCCTCAAGCTTTGGTCCCAGCGTCGGCCAGTCGCGCTGCAGGATCGCGGCCAGGTCGTAGTGGTCTTGCCAGTACTGCACCACCTTCTTATCGATGACGCCGGTGATCGGGTCCAGCACCGGCGCGGGGTAGCCATCCGCACCCTGCGGCGAGAACACCGCCTGCCAGATCATCCACTGCTCGGTCGAGCGGCCGTGGGTTCCCAGCACCTGCTCGAACGCGAACTCATCGCCAGTGTTGGCGAGAATCGACCCGTCCGGTTTGCGATCGGCTGCAATCGGCACGCTGCCGAAGTCGCCATGCCGCACGAAGGCGTTGGTGTCGTTGTAGAGATCGATGTTCTGGTACGCGTGAAAGTCCACCGGATCCGGACACGCGCCGTACGCACCGTTGTAGTTGTCCGGGTAGAAGATCTGCGTCGCCAGCGCCTCCCATCCGCCTGTACTACCACCGGCGGTAGCCCGCGCCCAGCCAGCGCCGATGCCGCGAAACTGCGCCTCGACCGCAGGAATCAGCTCCTCGTTGACCGCCGATCCATACGGCCCAACGTTCGCCGAGTCCACGACGTAGCTGTCGTCGTAATACGGATTCTGGTTCTGCACGTACAGCATGATCACTCGTGGCAGGCGACCGGTCGTCCAGTCCTGGAAGAAGCGATAGCCCGAAACAAGCCGCGGAACGGCATCCCCCGTCGGCGGTGCGGCAGTGAACGTCGGCTTCATGCCGTAGGAGAAGTGGTCCTGCCAAACCACCAGCGGATACTTCGCGTTTGGGTGCTCGTCAAAGCCGTCCGGCAGCAGCACCCACGCGCCCAGGTACGTGTCACGGCCCCAGAACCTGCTGAGCTTCTCACTCTTGAAGCGCATGTATTTCAGCCACCTCGACGTTGCAGGGTTCGCTGCAATGACCTCAGGATCCTGCGGTGTGCCCTTCATCTCCGGCAGAAAGGCGTCCAGTGTCAGTTTGATCGGCGCACTCGACTTCGGATCGAAGTGAACCTTCACCGGCTTGTTGTACGGATTGCCCGGCTTGCGATTCCAGTGCTGGCCCTCGCCCTTATCGGGTGGGAGCCAGACGGTCTTGCCGTTTCCAAGATGGAACTCTTCGTAGACATTGAAGACGCCCTGCACAAAATAGTCTCCTGCCGGAATCTCAGGGAGCGAGCGCAGCGGATAGCCAAAGGTCTTCGCATCGATGTTCACAGTGGCAGCGGAGGCCGCTCCATCCAGTCCCACGTCCACGCCGAAGCCCTGCGCCGACTGATACTGCTCGTCCATCTGCATGCGCGGTTCAGACTTGTCGTCCTTGCTGAAGATCACGATCAGGTGACCGTGCAGCGTCTTCGAGGGCAGCGTTACCTCCACCGTGCGCTGTGCAAGCGCCGCCGTGGAAGTGAGCAGAAGTGCGATGGCAGCAAAGGAGGTCATCATGGGTGGTCTCAATGTATCAATCGCGGAATGTCGCAGGCTATGCGAGCCTCCAGGCCGAAGGGGTTATCGATAATCCGTTAGACTGGAAGATGACCATGCGGAAGAAATCTCCGCTTGTGAACCCCTCACAATGGAGAGCAGCGGATCGTGCAGACAAGCTACAACGGCATCGAAGTCCCAACAGACGGCAGAGCAATCACCTACGCAAACGGCACCTATGGTGTTCCTGATGTGCCGATCATCCCGTTTATTGAGGGCGACGGCGCCGGCCGCGACATCTGGAAGAATGCACGCAAGGTGCTGGACGCAGCCGTGCAGAAGAGCTATGGCGGCACAAAGAAGGTGGCCTGGTACGAGATTCTGGCCGGTGAAAAAGCTTATGGACTGACGCAGAACTGGCTGCCGGACGATACCGTTCAGGCCTGCCTCGACTTCCGCGTCAGCATTAAGGGACCGCTCACCACGCCCATCGGCGGCGGCATACGCAGCCTGAACGTAACGCTGCGCCAGACCATGGACCTGTATCAGTGCATCCGCCCGGTGAAGCACTATCCCGGCGTGCCCAGCCCCGTCACCAATGCGGATGATGTGGACGTCGTCATCTTCCGCGAGAACACGGAAGACATCTACGCCGGCATCGAGTTCAAGGCAGGCTCGCCCGAAGAGGCCAAGCTGCGGGAGTTCGTCAACACTCAGCTCCTCGCAGGCACCAAGAAGCAACTGCGCTCCGACGGCGGCATCGGCATCA is a genomic window containing:
- a CDS encoding TolC family protein, yielding MRTKIQFIPGVAALLLSPAFAGAQVTPPAQPVAPPPTPAITTARTASKQPPIGDAMNLPEAPAPQTASAAVIDQLKSAAPRDLGHGVQTPTATAQPLLLSLDDAVRLGLEHNLTISVDLQNQRQITGLQLTAFNALIPSLTASAQSSTQELNLAAMGFKPSSLVGLLPAGVTFSTIVKVSTTSARLSLSQQLFNLPAFEVYRAAKAQADVAKWNILLDRGDIVQQVASQYLRVLADTASITNAQSQVASDTELERQSQARKDAGTGTNLDLLRARVERQTREQELIADVATFEKDKIQLNRLMGIAADQPLQLTDAVPYHELEALPLDVAKQVAFKRRKDLLSLQAQLRSTELQRRAIAYERLPVVKVNGFYGVLGQTTGLYHGVFSAQGGIDFPIFQEARIRGDREVADSQLSKLRNQLSGLRGDIEQQIQSAMLDMNTSNELVRDATSNVNLAAEALDETRDRYRAGIDDNLPVVRAQATLANAQAQLVSALFQFNNAKLQLARNTGVVESQFDTYLGD
- a CDS encoding DsbA family protein, with protein sequence MAKHTLFGRTMMAATLLAAGLVLGTSAHAQFAGTPDPATFRDTSMLKPPAGQKVAIVEFVDLECPACRAAHPIVQKAAAQYHVPIVRYDFPLQMHIWSKDAAVFARYLQDKVNPGIADQYRTDVFQQQPAINSKDDWNGYTRRWMQQHGQNMPFVADPSGEELRKVMADYHLGERLNVTRTPTIIVVTNNKWQIVSGSESGSNDVNRIFSILEGALKQAGGAPALTKTATAAHK
- a CDS encoding zinc dependent phospholipase C family protein, whose product is MPPERFPQIKRALTAAALLACMALPQPAHAYSVMTHEEVVDMAWLQHMVPLLRARYPSLTDDQIREAHAFAYGGCILQDLGYYPKGSAFFSDLTHYVRSGDFVQALLNDATTPDEFAFAMGALAHYTSDETGHPYVNQVTAQEFPKLEHRYGPIVTYEESPSHHLRTEFGFDVVGVSRGKYAQIDYRNFIGFEVAKPLLERAFEETYGLKLTDVIHDEDASIGAARWAVHSLIPKITRVALLTYHDNIEHANPGFDRSKFQYRMSRTEYEKSWGKKYNKPGFGSHLMAILITILPKVGPLKALKLKLPDADQQTLYIKSVNETVDRLDARLDKMRSVITAVPVPVVAQSNGKSPDAGTATADKATETAANARGEAKEGGAIVATSVAVAAADPAPAEPVQSAKADSGDAAQHPATPAVQAAATAAQAGVDPAQAGAAIAQPLGDVPLTLTSIDLDTGKTTAPGEYGLADKTYAELLEKVAVLPSIPADALLRKDLLLYFGADQAAKNSLSKNPKDWAKVQNALAQMKAAPAAPPVTQTTGD
- a CDS encoding radical SAM protein, coding for MSTAVVTKPAFEFKPGHRPMPLRRRIKLAMLRLRELRGIASAVLSTGHPYMAQIVPMRRCNLACTYCNEYDDHSDPTPLDEMLRRIDDLGRLGTSVITISGGEPLMHPDLDEIIKRIRKTGALAGMITNGYYLNKERIERLNRAGLDHMQISIDNVMPDAVSKKSLKVLDQRLLWLAEFADFHVNINSVVGGGVANPQDAFTVSTRALELGFSSTIGIIHDGSGQLKPLGGEERTVWERVRKLTRRSYSRFNHFQEAIANGEPNDWRCRAGGRYLYVCENGLVHYCSQQRGYPATPLSEYTTADVKREFLTEKGCAPNCTISCVHQVSYIDHWRAPQSNSVTPPTAHSGHGELVQIQ
- a CDS encoding alpha/beta hydrolase-fold protein produces the protein MMTSFAAIALLLTSTAALAQRTVEVTLPSKTLHGHLIVIFSKDDKSEPRMQMDEQYQSAQGFGVDVGLDGAASAATVNIDAKTFGYPLRSLPEIPAGDYFVQGVFNVYEEFHLGNGKTVWLPPDKGEGQHWNRKPGNPYNKPVKVHFDPKSSAPIKLTLDAFLPEMKGTPQDPEVIAANPATSRWLKYMRFKSEKLSRFWGRDTYLGAWVLLPDGFDEHPNAKYPLVVWQDHFSYGMKPTFTAAPPTGDAVPRLVSGYRFFQDWTTGRLPRVIMLYVQNQNPYYDDSYVVDSANVGPYGSAVNEELIPAVEAQFRGIGAGWARATAGGSTGGWEALATQIFYPDNYNGAYGACPDPVDFHAYQNIDLYNDTNAFVRHGDFGSVPIAADRKPDGSILANTGDEFAFEQVLGTHGRSTEQWMIWQAVFSPQGADGYPAPVLDPITGVIDKKVVQYWQDHYDLAAILQRDWPTLGPKLEGKLHVAVGDGDTYFLNNAVHLLQTQLDSTRNPHSDATFQYGPGMPHCYVGGPSEYTMQQNSANWAQRLLPMMTEHMIKTAPAGADVKSWVY